In a single window of the Limnochorda sp. L945t genome:
- a CDS encoding SpoIID/LytB domain-containing protein, which translates to MSNRKRTAVLTTLGLLIVAGAVFYLSGFPGSPPPERGQPGQVQRFQSEPRISLYVNQTGQRTEIPIEQYVAGVVAGEMWENWPESAYAAQAILARTFTLEMMSRGGTRSLHGTDMSTDPVETQAYNPSRISPAIRRAVDSTRGQVLTYQGRYAKAWFHAYSGGQTTTPQEGLGLPDEQAPYLRPVKLPSNPLVPGQFRSWRAEFSEAEVRSALAKKGITVGTIQSIHVTSRGPTGRITQVEVVGSGGRRTISGNDLRVALGSDRMRSTLARTFTFAKGRLVVEGTGSGHGVGLSQWDALLMARQGRSAQQIVQAFYPGARIEKLW; encoded by the coding sequence TGTTCTACCTCTCAGGATTTCCCGGAAGTCCCCCGCCGGAGCGCGGGCAGCCCGGCCAGGTCCAGCGCTTCCAGAGCGAACCCCGCATCTCCCTTTACGTCAACCAGACCGGCCAGCGCACGGAGATCCCCATCGAACAGTACGTGGCCGGCGTCGTGGCCGGCGAGATGTGGGAAAACTGGCCGGAGAGCGCGTACGCCGCCCAGGCGATCCTGGCCCGCACCTTCACCCTGGAGATGATGTCCAGGGGCGGCACCCGCTCGCTCCACGGCACGGACATGTCGACCGATCCGGTCGAGACCCAGGCCTATAACCCCTCTCGCATCAGCCCGGCCATTCGCCGGGCGGTCGACAGCACCCGGGGGCAGGTGTTGACGTACCAGGGGCGCTACGCCAAGGCGTGGTTCCACGCCTACAGCGGCGGCCAGACTACGACGCCACAGGAAGGGTTGGGGCTTCCCGACGAACAGGCGCCCTACCTGCGTCCCGTGAAGCTGCCGTCCAACCCGCTGGTGCCGGGCCAGTTCCGCTCCTGGCGGGCGGAGTTTTCCGAGGCGGAAGTGCGCAGCGCCCTGGCCAAGAAGGGGATCACGGTCGGCACGATCCAGTCCATCCACGTCACCTCGAGGGGCCCGACGGGCCGGATCACCCAGGTCGAGGTGGTCGGCTCCGGGGGGCGGCGCACCATCAGCGGCAACGACCTGAGGGTCGCGCTGGGGTCGGACCGCATGCGCTCTACCCTGGCGCGCACCTTCACCTTTGCCAAGGGCCGGCTGGTGGTGGAGGGGACCGGCTCCGGGCACGGGGTCGGCTTGAGCCAGTGGGATGCGCTGTTGATGGCGCGCCAGGGACGCTCGGCCCAGCAGATCGTGCAGGCCTTCTATCCCGGCGCTCGCATCGAGAAGTTGTGGTGA
- the yabP gene encoding sporulation protein YabP, giving the protein MAERGEQPGQVRHQLLLKGRQQLELQGVLSVDSFDEQVMTLQTDAGTLIIRGEGMQIHALDVDQGTMAVTGLVHSLEYAQEAAKRRVRGILRRLTR; this is encoded by the coding sequence GTGGCGGAGCGGGGGGAACAGCCGGGACAGGTTCGCCATCAGCTCCTGCTCAAGGGGCGCCAGCAGCTGGAGCTGCAGGGCGTCCTCAGCGTCGACAGCTTCGACGAACAGGTGATGACGCTGCAGACCGACGCGGGCACGCTGATCATTCGCGGGGAGGGCATGCAGATTCACGCCCTCGACGTCGATCAGGGCACGATGGCCGTCACCGGCCTCGTCCACAGCCTCGAGTACGCGCAGGAGGCGGCGAAGCGCAGGGTGCGCGGCATCTTGCGCCGGCTCACCCGGTGA
- the yabQ gene encoding spore cortex biosynthesis protein YabQ — translation MITLLGQMALVGRVALAGVVLGLAWDLYRCFKGMMRFGRRSPALFVLDLVFLAVLGPVAFTLLLVADGAQMRLSTLVGLGTGAVVYFVTLSPLVEQACWSVWAGLGALARRACGAWWGIVRRSRPWGVP, via the coding sequence ATGATCACGCTCCTGGGCCAGATGGCCCTGGTGGGGAGGGTCGCGCTGGCCGGCGTCGTCCTGGGCCTGGCGTGGGACCTCTACCGTTGCTTCAAAGGCATGATGCGTTTCGGGCGCCGCTCGCCCGCGCTGTTCGTGCTCGACCTCGTCTTCCTCGCCGTGCTCGGGCCCGTCGCCTTCACCCTGCTCCTCGTCGCCGACGGGGCCCAGATGCGGCTGTCCACGCTCGTGGGGCTCGGGACCGGTGCTGTGGTCTACTTCGTCACGTTGAGCCCGCTCGTGGAGCAGGCGTGCTGGTCGGTGTGGGCCGGCCTGGGAGCCCTGGCCCGGCGCGCCTGCGGCGCGTGGTGGGGGATCGTGCGTCGCAGCCGCCCCTGGGGGGTGCCCTGA
- a CDS encoding FtsB family cell division protein: MVFHFRGRRYRLGRKLWVRAGVLVALMGIASFAGAAYRTYEMHRRLDRLQAAIAAQRSSNARLEKALREASQPAAVESRARVMLGLVKPGEQVFEPAVVVPPGDPYRVDKR, translated from the coding sequence GTGGTCTTCCACTTTCGGGGGCGGCGCTACCGCCTGGGCCGCAAGCTATGGGTGCGGGCCGGCGTGCTCGTCGCCCTCATGGGCATCGCTTCGTTCGCGGGAGCGGCCTACCGGACCTACGAGATGCACCGCAGGCTCGATCGCCTGCAGGCGGCCATCGCCGCGCAGCGCTCGAGCAACGCCCGCCTGGAGAAGGCGCTGCGGGAGGCGTCCCAACCGGCTGCGGTGGAGTCGAGGGCACGGGTCATGCTGGGGCTCGTGAAGCCCGGGGAGCAGGTCTTCGAGCCGGCCGTGGTGGTGCCGCCCGGCGACCCGTATCGGGTGGACAAGCGTTAG
- the spoVT gene encoding stage V sporulation protein T, giving the protein MKATGIVRRIDDLGRVVIPKEIRRTLRIREGDPLEIFVDREGEVILKKYSPIGELGEFAQEYADSLYETTGHIAIITDRDAVVAVAGAPKKQWMDKPVTPAIERVMEGRKPVLFPRPGETRAPGEGEEEERWEFISMVVAPIIAEGDPIGAVVLGTKEPDKRVGELELKLAETAAGFLAKQMEQ; this is encoded by the coding sequence GTGAAGGCTACCGGGATCGTCCGGCGCATCGACGACCTCGGGCGAGTGGTCATACCCAAGGAGATCCGCAGGACCCTCAGGATTCGTGAGGGAGACCCGCTCGAGATTTTCGTGGACCGCGAGGGCGAGGTCATCCTGAAGAAATACTCCCCCATCGGCGAGCTGGGGGAGTTTGCCCAGGAGTACGCAGACTCGCTCTACGAGACGACCGGCCATATCGCGATCATTACCGACCGGGACGCGGTGGTGGCGGTAGCCGGTGCGCCCAAGAAGCAATGGATGGACAAGCCGGTGACCCCCGCGATCGAGCGGGTCATGGAAGGCCGCAAACCGGTGCTCTTCCCCCGCCCCGGAGAGACCCGAGCCCCGGGGGAGGGTGAGGAGGAAGAGCGCTGGGAGTTCATCTCCATGGTCGTCGCCCCCATCATCGCCGAAGGGGATCCCATCGGAGCGGTAGTGCTGGGGACCAAGGAGCCCGACAAGCGCGTCGGTGAGCTCGAACTGAAGCTGGCGGAGACGGCCGCCGGTTTTCTGGCCAAGCAGATGGAGCAGTAA
- the mfd gene encoding transcription-repair coupling factor yields the protein MVLAGLVSLVREAESVRRIVRGFSEVPSEQMVVGVTGSQKSTLVAALFEELNGRAQEPLPVLVLTHTRTTAERWRDDLLHLVGEERVGYFPAVETLPHEEVSPSPELVGQRLDALMRLAGAGRPVSVVVAEVTAATERLVPADVLARHVHRIRVGDRRDPAELARALTAAGYERRTKVQGPGQLSLRGDILDCLPLDRSAGVRIEWFDDVVESIRLFDVESQRSAGHLEEVVLGPAREFLLPGDGPGEGLARLEASARRQAQRLRAVGKEEEAQKLLDRTGAHLERISQQGYVEGADQYRPLFFGRLPLLPEYGAPALVVLDDPSRLKERVSAAQTEWSETFTSLLERGRVLPEEDRVFGWWDDLVRASRRSRTLYLTLLPRRLAETEPQHVHSLPVRPADSFHGNWQLLADELRNRQRQRFRVLLALSGQGRAERVREGLVGESVPAILSERLDGQLKPGNVVVVPAPLESGFELAELRLLVLTEAEVYGTPRRPARRARTAPTEAGARITDYLELREGDYVVHVNHGIGRYQGIQTMDVAGVRRDYLVVRYAGEDRLYVPTDQVHLLQKYIGSDDEPPKLHRLGGGEWARVKKRVEESVHEMARSLLELYAARQAQPGIAFGPDSPWQREFEEAFPYEETPDQLRATEEVKRDMERPRPMDRLLCGDVGYGKTEVAMRAAFKAVADGRQVAVLVPTTILAQQHYRTFSERMAGYPVRLEMLSRFQSASEQAAIIEGLRLGTIDVVIGTHRLLSKDVQFKNLGLVIVDEEQRFGVAQKERLKELRRTVDVLTMTATPIPRTLHMALSGLRDMSVIETPPEGRYPVRTYVVEFQDDLIRDAITRELARQGQVYFVYNRVQTIDRMAAHVQALVPEARVAVAHGQMDESRLEQVMLDFLNGQYDVLVCTTIIETGMDIGNVNTLIVYDADRMGLAQLYQLRGRVGRSHRVAYAYFTYRKERVLSEDAERRLEAIREFTELGSGFKIALRDLEIRGAGNLLGPEQHGHIASVGFEMYCRLLEEAVREVKGETVQKPPEPVLDLSVDAYLPDEYVPDAAQKVEFYRRIAAAEGYDEIEAIAADLRDRFGELPVSVEHLLEVARLKLLARETGVATITLERDSAAVKAWPGIQLPPVGVARAASMLRGRLSFRPNRTDVVWLRRAGLDDGQLLAALRTLLEQVREAWPQAKGVEATVSGGVKS from the coding sequence ATGGTACTGGCAGGGCTGGTGAGCCTGGTACGCGAGGCGGAGAGCGTTCGCCGCATCGTGCGGGGCTTTTCTGAGGTCCCGTCCGAGCAGATGGTCGTGGGGGTCACGGGTTCCCAGAAAAGCACGCTCGTGGCCGCGCTCTTCGAAGAGCTCAACGGTCGGGCCCAGGAGCCGCTACCCGTCCTGGTGCTCACCCACACGCGTACCACGGCCGAGCGCTGGAGGGACGACCTGCTGCACCTCGTCGGCGAGGAGCGGGTCGGCTACTTCCCGGCCGTGGAGACCCTGCCCCACGAAGAGGTCTCCCCGTCTCCCGAACTGGTCGGGCAACGGCTGGACGCGCTGATGCGCCTGGCCGGCGCAGGTCGCCCGGTCTCCGTGGTGGTGGCGGAGGTGACGGCGGCCACCGAGCGGCTCGTGCCGGCCGACGTGCTCGCCCGCCACGTGCACCGGATCCGGGTGGGAGATCGGAGGGATCCGGCGGAGCTCGCCCGCGCCCTGACGGCGGCGGGTTACGAGCGCCGCACGAAAGTGCAGGGGCCCGGGCAGCTGAGCTTGCGGGGAGACATCCTGGACTGCCTGCCCCTGGACCGCAGCGCAGGGGTGCGGATCGAGTGGTTCGACGACGTGGTGGAATCCATCCGCCTCTTCGACGTGGAGAGCCAGCGTTCGGCCGGGCACCTGGAGGAGGTGGTGCTCGGACCGGCCCGGGAGTTCCTGCTACCCGGCGACGGCCCCGGCGAGGGCCTGGCGCGCCTGGAGGCGTCGGCGCGCCGGCAGGCGCAGCGGCTGCGCGCGGTGGGCAAGGAGGAGGAGGCGCAAAAGCTCCTCGATCGCACGGGCGCCCATCTGGAGCGTATCTCGCAACAAGGGTACGTCGAAGGCGCCGACCAGTACCGGCCGCTCTTCTTCGGCCGGCTCCCCCTGTTGCCCGAGTATGGCGCCCCGGCCCTGGTGGTGCTGGACGACCCCTCGCGCTTGAAGGAGCGGGTGAGTGCGGCGCAGACCGAGTGGAGCGAGACCTTCACTTCCCTGCTGGAGCGGGGGCGGGTCCTCCCCGAGGAGGACCGGGTGTTCGGGTGGTGGGACGACCTGGTTCGGGCGTCCCGCCGCAGCCGAACGTTGTACCTGACCCTCCTGCCGCGTCGCCTGGCGGAGACCGAACCCCAGCACGTGCACTCCCTGCCCGTCCGCCCCGCCGACTCGTTCCACGGCAACTGGCAGCTTCTCGCCGACGAGCTGCGCAACCGCCAGCGGCAGCGCTTCCGCGTGCTCCTGGCCCTGAGCGGGCAGGGCCGGGCGGAGCGGGTACGTGAGGGCCTGGTAGGCGAGTCGGTGCCCGCGATCCTTTCGGAGCGGCTCGACGGCCAGCTCAAGCCCGGCAACGTGGTGGTGGTGCCGGCACCCCTGGAGTCGGGATTCGAGCTGGCCGAGCTGCGGCTGCTGGTGCTCACCGAGGCGGAGGTGTACGGCACCCCAAGGCGCCCGGCCCGGCGCGCCAGGACGGCGCCCACGGAGGCCGGGGCGCGCATCACGGACTACCTGGAGCTGCGCGAGGGCGACTACGTGGTGCACGTCAACCACGGCATCGGCCGCTACCAGGGCATTCAAACGATGGACGTCGCGGGAGTACGGCGGGACTACCTGGTAGTGCGCTACGCCGGAGAAGACCGGCTGTACGTGCCGACCGACCAGGTCCACCTGCTGCAAAAGTACATCGGCAGCGACGACGAGCCGCCCAAGCTGCACCGGCTCGGCGGGGGCGAGTGGGCCAGGGTCAAGAAGCGGGTGGAAGAATCCGTTCACGAGATGGCCAGGTCGCTGCTGGAACTCTATGCGGCCCGCCAGGCCCAGCCCGGTATCGCCTTTGGCCCTGATTCGCCGTGGCAACGGGAGTTCGAGGAGGCGTTCCCGTACGAGGAGACCCCGGACCAGCTACGGGCCACCGAAGAGGTCAAGCGAGACATGGAGCGGCCGCGCCCCATGGACCGGCTCTTGTGCGGTGACGTCGGGTACGGCAAGACCGAGGTGGCCATGCGGGCCGCGTTCAAAGCGGTGGCCGACGGGCGCCAGGTGGCCGTGCTGGTGCCGACGACGATCCTGGCCCAGCAGCACTACCGCACGTTCTCGGAGCGGATGGCCGGCTACCCGGTGCGGCTCGAGATGCTCTCCCGCTTCCAATCCGCGAGCGAGCAGGCGGCCATCATCGAGGGGCTTCGGCTGGGCACGATCGACGTCGTGATCGGCACCCACCGGTTGTTGTCGAAGGACGTGCAGTTCAAGAACCTCGGCTTGGTCATCGTAGACGAGGAGCAGCGCTTCGGCGTGGCCCAGAAGGAGCGCTTGAAAGAACTGCGCCGTACGGTCGACGTCTTGACGATGACCGCGACCCCCATTCCCCGTACCCTGCACATGGCGCTGTCAGGGCTGCGGGACATGAGCGTGATTGAGACCCCCCCAGAAGGGCGTTATCCGGTTCGAACGTATGTGGTAGAGTTCCAGGACGATCTCATCCGGGACGCCATCACCCGGGAGCTGGCGCGGCAAGGGCAAGTCTACTTCGTCTACAACCGGGTCCAGACCATCGACCGCATGGCCGCCCACGTCCAGGCTCTGGTGCCGGAGGCCAGGGTGGCGGTGGCGCATGGGCAGATGGACGAGTCCCGCCTCGAGCAGGTCATGCTCGATTTCCTCAACGGCCAGTACGACGTGCTGGTCTGCACGACCATCATCGAGACGGGCATGGACATTGGCAACGTCAATACGCTGATCGTATACGACGCCGACCGGATGGGCCTCGCCCAGCTGTACCAGTTGCGGGGCCGGGTCGGGCGCTCGCACCGGGTGGCGTACGCGTACTTCACGTACCGCAAGGAGCGGGTGCTCTCGGAGGATGCGGAGCGCCGGCTGGAGGCGATCCGGGAGTTCACGGAGCTGGGCTCGGGCTTCAAGATCGCGCTGCGAGACCTGGAGATCCGGGGCGCGGGGAATCTCTTGGGGCCCGAGCAGCACGGTCACATCGCTTCGGTCGGGTTCGAGATGTATTGCCGGCTACTGGAAGAGGCGGTCCGTGAGGTGAAGGGCGAGACGGTGCAGAAGCCGCCCGAGCCCGTGCTGGATCTGAGTGTCGATGCGTACCTGCCGGACGAGTACGTACCGGATGCGGCGCAGAAGGTCGAGTTTTACCGGCGGATCGCCGCCGCTGAAGGTTACGACGAAATCGAGGCGATTGCGGCCGACCTGAGGGACCGTTTCGGGGAGCTGCCGGTCAGCGTCGAGCACCTGTTGGAGGTGGCCCGGCTCAAGCTCCTGGCTCGGGAGACGGGCGTGGCGACGATCACGCTGGAGCGCGACAGCGCAGCCGTCAAAGCCTGGCCGGGGATCCAGCTACCGCCGGTGGGAGTCGCCAGGGCCGCCTCGATGCTCCGGGGGCGCCTGAGCTTCCGCCCCAACCGGACCGACGTGGTGTGGCTGCGGCGGGCGGGGCTGGACGACGGGCAGTTGCTGGCGGCGTTGCGCACGCTTCTGGAACAGGTCCGGGAGGCGTGGCCCCAGGCCAAGGGCGTTGAGGCGACGGTAAGCGGCGGAGTGAAGAGCTAG
- the pth gene encoding aminoacyl-tRNA hydrolase, protein MRLVVGLGNPGPRYATTRHNMGFRALDHLARRLGGARPVALCEAMVVRARSAGIEWLLAYPLTYMNESGRAVACLVDRWRVPLDAVLVVYDDMALPPGRIRIRRGGSSGAHKGMQSILDHLGTSQVARLRIGIGEPPPGVSGVDYVLQPPGPDEEPLLDDAVAMAAQAAECWGRYGVEEAMARFNAASPGEQRP, encoded by the coding sequence GTGCGGTTGGTGGTGGGCCTCGGTAACCCGGGGCCCCGCTACGCGACGACACGGCACAACATGGGTTTTCGCGCCCTCGACCACCTGGCGCGCCGGCTGGGCGGCGCCCGGCCCGTCGCGCTGTGCGAGGCGATGGTGGTGCGGGCCCGGTCCGCGGGCATCGAGTGGCTCCTCGCCTACCCGTTGACCTACATGAACGAGAGCGGCCGGGCGGTGGCATGCCTGGTCGACCGGTGGCGCGTGCCTCTGGACGCTGTCCTCGTCGTGTACGACGACATGGCGCTGCCCCCGGGCCGAATCCGGATCCGGCGCGGCGGGAGCAGCGGCGCGCATAAGGGTATGCAGTCGATCCTCGATCACCTGGGCACCTCCCAGGTTGCGAGACTCCGGATCGGCATCGGCGAGCCCCCTCCCGGAGTGAGCGGCGTCGACTACGTGCTGCAGCCGCCCGGGCCGGACGAGGAGCCCCTGCTGGACGACGCCGTGGCGATGGCCGCGCAGGCGGCCGAGTGCTGGGGCCGTTACGGCGTCGAGGAGGCCATGGCCCGATTCAACGCGGCGTCGCCCGGAGAGCAGCGTCCTTGA
- a CDS encoding 50S ribosomal protein L25, translated as MADLEIAVSSRTQTGKGAARKLRRSGRVPGSLYGPGTSLPIEVDGRALERLLRSEGSRAKLIRVKVEGEVDGAPERQALVKEVQRDPVSGEILHVDFYAPPMDRPVRASVPVLVEGAEELERRGLVPAMGEREIEVECLPTAIPPYFAVNVASLDAGQSLTVADLPVPEGLRILTDPETVLVSAIVPRSTAEEQAQPAAVEAAPAEPERVTRKREAEEEEDEKER; from the coding sequence GTGGCAGACCTGGAGATCGCCGTCTCGTCCCGCACCCAGACGGGTAAAGGGGCGGCACGCAAGCTGCGCCGGAGCGGCCGGGTGCCGGGAAGCCTCTACGGTCCCGGGACGTCCCTGCCCATCGAGGTGGACGGTCGCGCCCTGGAGCGCCTGTTGCGCTCCGAGGGGTCGCGGGCGAAACTGATCCGGGTGAAGGTGGAAGGAGAGGTCGATGGGGCGCCGGAGCGCCAGGCGCTGGTGAAGGAGGTCCAGCGGGACCCCGTGAGCGGGGAGATCCTCCACGTGGACTTCTACGCGCCTCCGATGGACCGCCCGGTCAGGGCCTCGGTGCCGGTGCTCGTGGAGGGGGCCGAGGAGCTCGAGCGGCGGGGGCTCGTGCCGGCCATGGGCGAGCGCGAGATCGAGGTGGAGTGCTTGCCCACGGCCATCCCGCCCTACTTCGCGGTCAACGTGGCGTCCCTGGACGCCGGCCAAAGCCTCACGGTGGCAGACCTTCCGGTCCCTGAGGGGCTGCGCATCCTGACCGACCCGGAGACCGTGCTGGTGAGCGCGATCGTGCCGAGGTCCACGGCCGAGGAGCAGGCACAGCCGGCCGCGGTCGAGGCGGCGCCGGCCGAGCCGGAGCGGGTCACGAGAAAGCGCGAGGCTGAGGAAGAAGAGGACGAGAAGGAGCGCTGA
- a CDS encoding ribose-phosphate diphosphokinase codes for MIDGASLEPRLDHHHKRLRIFSGNANPQLARDVAACLGVDLGAARVGRFRDGEVNVRILESVRGAHVFIIQSTFAPAENVMELLIMIDAMKRASAAEVAAVVPYYGYARQDRKMQARDPISAKLLANLLAAAGADRVLTIDLHAGQIQGFFDIPVDNLKALPILADYFASLHLPSPVVVAPDVGGVVRARELAERLGCGLAICDKRRPEPNVAEVMHVIGDVAGHTAILVDDIIDTGGTLAQAATALVEEGARAVYGCATHGIFSPGAFERMAAAPIVEVVITDTIPLPARVAFDRLRVLSVAPLLAEAIRSIFTEESVSRLFTIPTPAARRAEVT; via the coding sequence ATGATCGACGGCGCCTCCCTGGAGCCTCGGCTGGATCATCATCACAAACGCCTGCGGATCTTCAGCGGCAACGCCAATCCACAGCTGGCCCGGGACGTAGCGGCCTGCCTGGGTGTCGACCTCGGAGCCGCGAGGGTGGGGCGGTTCCGGGACGGCGAGGTCAACGTGCGCATCCTGGAGAGCGTGCGGGGAGCTCACGTCTTCATCATCCAATCCACGTTCGCCCCCGCAGAGAACGTGATGGAACTCCTCATCATGATCGACGCCATGAAGCGCGCCTCCGCCGCAGAGGTGGCCGCCGTCGTCCCGTACTACGGATACGCCCGTCAGGACCGGAAGATGCAGGCCAGGGACCCGATTTCGGCCAAGCTGCTCGCCAACCTGCTCGCCGCCGCCGGTGCGGACCGGGTGCTGACCATCGACCTGCACGCCGGCCAGATCCAGGGGTTTTTCGACATTCCCGTGGACAACCTCAAGGCGCTGCCCATCCTCGCCGACTACTTCGCCTCGCTCCACCTGCCTTCGCCGGTGGTGGTGGCGCCGGACGTGGGCGGCGTGGTGCGGGCCCGTGAACTGGCCGAGCGCCTCGGGTGCGGGCTGGCGATCTGCGACAAGCGGCGCCCCGAACCCAACGTGGCCGAGGTCATGCACGTCATCGGCGACGTGGCCGGTCACACCGCCATCCTGGTGGATGATATCATTGACACCGGCGGCACGCTGGCCCAGGCGGCGACCGCGCTGGTCGAGGAAGGAGCACGGGCGGTGTACGGGTGCGCCACCCACGGGATCTTCTCGCCGGGCGCCTTCGAGCGGATGGCCGCGGCGCCCATCGTAGAGGTCGTGATCACGGATACGATTCCCCTGCCCGCCAGGGTGGCCTTCGACCGCCTGCGGGTGCTGTCGGTGGCGCCCCTGCTCGCCGAGGCCATCCGGAGCATTTTCACCGAGGAGTCCGTCAGCCGGCTCTTCACGATTCCAACTCCCGCCGCAAGGCGGGCGGAGGTGACCTGA
- a CDS encoding bifunctional UDP-N-acetylglucosamine diphosphorylase/glucosamine-1-phosphate N-acetyltransferase GlmU produces MQGTDERRHGRSAGVGMAAMSHRDGVGVPGPGGGAGTSASGGSFRARQGREASRAATAWVLLAAGMGTRMKSSLPKVLHPLCGRPLGSFALETARRWQPAQVVVVTGHEAEQVEAELGRWARRMGMAVTFARQQPQLGTGHAVLQALPHLAPSVDEVVVSYADTPLVSEGTLQRLCERRRAAGAELAMLTALLDDPHGYGRVIRAPGEPERVTSVVEERDATPEQRAIREINAGVYAFARPALERALAALRPDNAQHEYYLTDAVGLLAASPAGGVVAVPVEDPQEILGVNDRRQLHQMEALLRGAARGRLMASGVTFAGDPPCVVDPWVEVGRDSVLHAGAWLLGETRLGERCWIGPGAVLIDCQLEDDVVVEGTMLVECRVGKGARVGAGAWIAPRGTRIRAGARVGAVAFPDAGGYPRGGGRA; encoded by the coding sequence ATGCAGGGCACCGATGAAAGGCGTCATGGAAGATCGGCCGGCGTGGGCATGGCTGCCATGAGCCACCGGGACGGGGTCGGGGTGCCAGGACCGGGCGGGGGGGCAGGAACGAGCGCGTCAGGAGGGTCGTTTCGCGCCCGACAGGGACGCGAAGCGTCCCGCGCGGCCACCGCGTGGGTCCTCCTGGCCGCCGGCATGGGCACCCGCATGAAGTCGTCCCTGCCCAAGGTGCTCCATCCCCTGTGTGGCAGGCCTCTCGGGAGCTTCGCGCTGGAGACCGCCCGCCGCTGGCAGCCGGCTCAGGTCGTGGTGGTGACCGGGCACGAGGCCGAGCAGGTCGAGGCGGAGCTCGGCCGGTGGGCGCGCCGGATGGGCATGGCCGTCACGTTCGCGCGCCAGCAACCCCAACTGGGTACCGGGCACGCGGTGCTGCAAGCCCTGCCCCACCTCGCCCCCTCCGTGGACGAGGTGGTGGTCTCGTACGCGGATACGCCCCTCGTCTCCGAAGGGACGCTGCAGCGGCTCTGCGAGCGCCGCCGGGCTGCGGGCGCCGAGCTCGCCATGCTCACCGCCCTGCTGGACGACCCTCATGGTTACGGGCGCGTCATCCGGGCTCCGGGAGAGCCGGAGCGGGTCACGAGCGTGGTGGAGGAGCGGGACGCCACCCCCGAGCAGCGCGCCATCCGGGAGATCAACGCGGGCGTCTACGCCTTCGCACGCCCGGCGCTCGAGCGCGCCCTCGCCGCCCTGCGCCCGGACAACGCTCAGCACGAGTATTATCTCACCGACGCGGTGGGCTTGCTGGCCGCGAGCCCGGCCGGCGGGGTCGTGGCCGTCCCCGTGGAAGACCCGCAGGAGATCCTTGGCGTCAACGACCGCCGCCAGCTGCACCAGATGGAGGCGTTGTTGCGGGGGGCGGCCCGGGGCAGGCTCATGGCCTCGGGCGTGACGTTCGCCGGCGATCCCCCGTGCGTGGTGGATCCCTGGGTGGAGGTGGGCAGGGACAGCGTCTTGCATGCCGGAGCCTGGCTCTTGGGGGAGACCCGCCTGGGAGAACGGTGCTGGATAGGTCCTGGCGCCGTTTTGATAGACTGTCAACTGGAGGATGACGTGGTCGTAGAAGGCACGATGCTCGTCGAATGCCGGGTGGGGAAGGGTGCCCGCGTTGGTGCCGGTGCCTGGATTGCACCAAGAGGGACTCGCATTCGGGCGGGCGCGCGGGTGGGGGCGGTAGCTTTTCCGGACGCCGGCGGATATCCCAGAGGGGGTGGAAGGGCATGA
- a CDS encoding alpha/beta-type small acid-soluble spore protein, translating to MALGQKRNRPLVLDAARNLNQFKYEVANELGVQVPQSDYWGDMPSRVTGAVGGHMVRRMIAAAEQALIEQATSGVKAGFQQALQNPLTVQNPAQPAQTNNR from the coding sequence GTGGCTCTCGGGCAGAAGCGAAACCGCCCCCTGGTCCTGGACGCGGCCCGCAACCTCAACCAGTTCAAGTACGAAGTCGCCAACGAGCTGGGCGTCCAGGTACCTCAGAGCGACTACTGGGGCGACATGCCGTCGCGGGTGACGGGCGCCGTCGGTGGTCACATGGTACGCCGCATGATCGCGGCGGCCGAGCAGGCGCTCATCGAGCAGGCCACGTCCGGTGTCAAGGCCGGATTCCAGCAGGCCCTGCAAAACCCGCTCACCGTCCAGAACCCGGCCCAGCCGGCCCAGACCAACAACCGGTAA